The Hoeflea sp. 108 genome window below encodes:
- a CDS encoding spermidine/putrescine ABC transporter substrate-binding protein has protein sequence MTIKDALSGPRTRREILKGASVLGGGILAMPYLSRLAFAEPVELTMLAWYGHAEPDVVAEFEAENNVKFKPKYYTGGDNMLGLIAQSPAGTFDVILSDAEYVQQLNAAGYIEELDPKDYTFDDYFPEFQNFAGHWQDGKLYSVFTRFGFLGVAYNTDAITEKEASSYNVYWNEKLKGKVGHFDWHLPNLGQISLLDGNASPYDIDAAAWGKLREKMTTLRPQIGGFFDYGGTFSSLQNGQMLAMAGIGDWITGTLEKNGAKVRSIIPEEGGLQWTESFSIGKGSTKSDLAKKWIQYITSAKGQVKSANMAAYPALIPNQKGWELLAKETPEEAKRQGMLLTESNVMDMIRAGRIKYRQLPVQQSLEDWNDFWSEYKGS, from the coding sequence ATGACCATCAAGGACGCACTGTCGGGACCCCGTACCCGGCGCGAGATTCTGAAGGGTGCAAGCGTATTGGGCGGCGGAATCCTGGCGATGCCGTATCTCAGCCGGCTTGCCTTCGCCGAGCCGGTCGAGCTTACCATGCTCGCCTGGTATGGCCATGCCGAGCCGGATGTCGTCGCTGAGTTCGAGGCAGAGAACAACGTCAAGTTCAAGCCGAAATACTACACCGGCGGTGACAACATGCTGGGCCTTATCGCCCAGTCGCCTGCCGGAACCTTCGACGTCATTTTGTCCGATGCCGAATACGTCCAGCAGCTCAACGCTGCCGGCTATATCGAGGAACTCGACCCCAAGGACTACACCTTCGACGACTATTTCCCGGAGTTTCAGAATTTCGCGGGCCACTGGCAAGACGGCAAGCTGTACTCGGTCTTCACCCGTTTCGGTTTCCTCGGCGTGGCCTACAACACCGACGCGATCACCGAAAAGGAGGCTTCCAGCTACAACGTCTACTGGAACGAAAAGCTGAAAGGCAAGGTCGGCCATTTCGATTGGCACCTGCCCAATCTCGGTCAGATCAGTCTGCTCGACGGTAATGCGTCGCCCTACGACATCGACGCGGCTGCCTGGGGCAAGCTGCGGGAGAAGATGACGACATTGCGCCCGCAGATCGGTGGCTTCTTCGATTATGGCGGCACCTTCTCGTCGCTGCAAAACGGCCAGATGCTGGCGATGGCCGGCATTGGCGACTGGATCACCGGGACGCTGGAAAAGAACGGCGCCAAGGTGCGCAGCATCATTCCCGAAGAGGGCGGCCTGCAATGGACCGAGTCCTTCTCGATCGGCAAGGGCTCGACCAAGTCCGACCTCGCCAAGAAGTGGATCCAGTACATCACCTCGGCCAAGGGTCAGGTGAAGTCGGCCAATATGGCCGCCTATCCGGCGCTCATTCCCAACCAGAAGGGTTGGGAACTGCTTGCCAAGGAAACCCCTGAAGAAGCCAAGCGCCAGGGCATGTTGCTGACCGAAAGCAACGTCATGGACATGATCCGGGCCGGGCGCATCAAATATCGGCAGTTGCCGGTGCAGCAGAGCCTTGAGGACTGGAACGACTTCTGGTCCGAATACAAGGGCTCGTAA
- a CDS encoding ABC transporter permease, whose translation MRKSITLYGLTFSLPMLIWQAMFFLAPLLFLIALSFWTVKNFRMEPNFDTVNWVRMLGRGVFWDAYLRTFALATAAAVITSALAFPCAYAIAFKLTETARRWAVFLMVIPFFTSYLVRVYSWQIFLSDNGIINALLAKVGLGPFGMLNSTFGMMVGFLTLSFPLVVLLQLFSLIFVDKTLIEAAHNLRCGRLRTVFEVIVPAAKVGLVIAALFCFILTFGDFVSPLYLGGGDPPTLSILITDTTKSGQQWPRAAVIALTMIGTLLAVAFAAVSYAYKERGR comes from the coding sequence ATGCGGAAATCGATCACTCTCTATGGATTGACCTTCTCCCTGCCGATGCTGATCTGGCAGGCGATGTTCTTCCTCGCGCCGCTGCTGTTTTTGATCGCGCTGAGTTTCTGGACGGTCAAGAATTTCCGCATGGAGCCGAACTTCGACACCGTCAACTGGGTCAGGATGCTCGGCCGCGGCGTCTTTTGGGATGCCTACCTGCGCACCTTCGCGCTTGCCACCGCCGCCGCCGTCATCACCAGCGCGCTGGCTTTCCCTTGCGCCTACGCCATCGCCTTCAAGCTCACCGAAACAGCACGGCGCTGGGCGGTGTTCCTGATGGTAATCCCGTTCTTCACCAGCTACCTGGTACGTGTCTATTCCTGGCAGATATTCCTGTCCGACAACGGCATCATCAACGCGTTGCTGGCCAAGGTGGGGCTCGGGCCGTTCGGCATGCTCAACTCGACCTTCGGCATGATGGTCGGTTTTCTGACATTGAGCTTTCCGCTGGTCGTGCTGTTGCAGCTGTTCAGCCTGATCTTCGTCGACAAGACGCTGATCGAGGCGGCGCACAATCTGCGCTGCGGCCGGCTGCGCACGGTATTCGAGGTGATCGTGCCCGCGGCCAAGGTCGGCCTGGTGATCGCGGCGCTGTTCTGCTTCATCCTGACCTTCGGCGACTTCGTCAGCCCGCTCTACCTTGGCGGCGGCGACCCGCCGACCCTTTCCATCCTGATCACCGACACCACCAAGTCTGGGCAGCAATGGCCGCGTGCGGCGGTGATCGCGCTGACCATGATCGGGACGCTGCTCGCGGTCGCCTTCGCTGCGGTGAGCTATGCCTACAAGGAGCGCGGACGATGA
- a CDS encoding ABC transporter permease — translation MNDFNRNPLIDWALKLYILLAFAFIFAPIAASFVFSFNVDRFPSLPLGGFSTIWYETVAADPLVWQGLRNTLVAGVIVSVFATAIGFGAAYTDFRYKFFGKTFYVALALLPPTIPVVILGLAMLAFLSNINLSGAIHSVIIAHVVMCAPFAMAIVRLRLSQMDPSLEAAAWNLGASEWMAMRHVIIPFCKPAIFAALFITMAVSFDEFAVAWFVSGLNETLPVKVLGFLQGQVSPRINVIGTFVFLASMTLVVLAQVLLMKRSVAPATDAVTTGVKVP, via the coding sequence ATGAACGATTTCAACCGCAACCCGCTGATCGACTGGGCGCTGAAGCTCTACATCCTGCTGGCTTTCGCTTTCATCTTCGCGCCGATCGCCGCGAGCTTCGTCTTTTCGTTCAATGTCGACCGCTTCCCCTCGCTTCCGCTCGGCGGCTTCTCGACGATCTGGTACGAGACGGTCGCCGCTGACCCGCTGGTCTGGCAAGGCCTGCGCAACACGCTGGTGGCGGGTGTGATCGTATCGGTTTTCGCCACGGCGATCGGGTTTGGCGCCGCCTACACCGACTTTCGCTACAAGTTCTTCGGCAAGACCTTCTATGTCGCGCTCGCTTTGCTGCCGCCGACGATCCCGGTCGTCATCCTCGGCCTGGCGATGCTTGCCTTTTTGTCCAACATAAACCTGTCGGGTGCGATCCATTCGGTCATCATCGCCCATGTGGTGATGTGCGCGCCGTTCGCCATGGCGATCGTGCGGCTGCGGCTGTCGCAGATGGATCCCTCGCTGGAGGCTGCGGCCTGGAATCTTGGCGCGTCGGAATGGATGGCGATGCGCCACGTCATCATCCCTTTTTGCAAGCCGGCGATCTTTGCCGCCCTGTTCATCACCATGGCCGTGTCCTTCGACGAGTTCGCCGTCGCCTGGTTCGTCTCGGGCCTGAACGAGACGCTGCCGGTCAAGGTGCTCGGCTTCCTGCAGGGGCAGGTCAGTCCGCGCATCAACGTCATCGGCACCTTCGTATTCCTCGCTTCGATGACGCTGGTGGTGCTGGCCCAGGTTCTTTTGATGAAACGCAGCGTCGCGCCTGCGACTGACGCGGTAACCACCGGAGTAAAGGTGCCATGA
- a CDS encoding ABC transporter ATP-binding protein — translation MTDKALVVFDGVVKRFGSFNAVERMGLEIHKGEFLAIMGSSGCGKTTTLRMLAGLEAPTEGEIRLAGKRINDLPTWRRDTPMVWQSLALFPFLTVRENVEFSLRMRGVEKAERRKRVDKWLERMQITEFADRNVAHLSGGQRQRVALARSLVTEPEILLLDEPLSALDAHLKVRMQTVLSNLQRELGITFVYVTHSQSEAFSMADRVVIMSRGRIEQIGNPQEIYRAPRTKFVAEFLGSSNIFAGKVSNVNGKVVKIATPVGEFDVAPNAAKTLSKGDNATFVVSDDRVQLSNQPPADGYNGLQAQVVGEEFVGATAVIHLEGADRIEIKAQKSHDELEHLNLELGAKVWVSWRPDATHILPGE, via the coding sequence ATGACCGACAAGGCTCTCGTCGTCTTCGACGGCGTCGTCAAACGCTTCGGCAGCTTCAATGCCGTCGAAAGGATGGGTCTCGAAATCCACAAGGGCGAATTCCTCGCCATCATGGGCTCGAGCGGCTGCGGAAAGACCACGACGCTGCGTATGCTGGCAGGACTGGAAGCGCCGACGGAAGGCGAGATCCGCCTCGCCGGCAAGCGCATCAACGATCTGCCGACCTGGCGTCGCGACACGCCGATGGTGTGGCAGAGCCTGGCGCTGTTTCCGTTCCTCACGGTGCGCGAGAATGTCGAGTTCTCCCTGCGCATGCGTGGCGTGGAAAAGGCCGAGCGGCGCAAGCGTGTCGACAAATGGCTGGAGCGCATGCAGATCACCGAATTCGCCGATCGCAATGTCGCCCATCTGTCCGGCGGCCAGCGCCAGCGCGTTGCCCTTGCCCGCTCGCTGGTGACGGAACCGGAAATCCTTCTGCTCGACGAGCCGCTGTCGGCACTGGACGCTCATCTCAAGGTGCGCATGCAGACGGTGCTTTCGAACCTGCAGCGCGAGCTCGGCATCACCTTCGTCTATGTCACGCACAGCCAGTCGGAGGCCTTCTCGATGGCCGACCGCGTCGTCATCATGAGCCGTGGCCGGATCGAGCAGATCGGCAATCCGCAGGAGATTTACCGCGCGCCACGGACGAAGTTCGTCGCTGAATTCCTGGGATCATCGAACATCTTTGCCGGCAAGGTCTCGAACGTGAACGGCAAGGTGGTGAAGATCGCGACGCCGGTGGGCGAGTTCGATGTCGCGCCCAACGCAGCCAAAACGCTTTCCAAGGGCGACAACGCAACTTTCGTGGTTTCCGACGATCGGGTGCAACTGAGCAACCAGCCCCCGGCTGACGGCTACAACGGGTTGCAGGCGCAGGTGGTCGGCGAGGAGTTTGTCGGCGCGACTGCAGTCATCCATCTCGAAGGCGCCGACCGGATCGAGATCAAGGCGCAGAAGAGCCACGACGAACTCGAACATCTCAACCTTGAGCTAGGCGCCAAGGTTTGGGTGTCATGGCGGCCCGACGCCACGCACATCTTGCCTGGCGAGTAG
- a CDS encoding MFS transporter → MSISAHNFHVTSIRQDEEASPEVLRKVLTASFIGNFVEWFDYASYGYFATVIAIAFFPEIAPSAALLATFAVFAISFVVRPIGGIVWGAIGDKIGRRTALSWSILIMSGATTLIAVLPSYAQVGILAPVLLLVVRMVQGFSASGEYAGATSFIAEYSPISKRGFYTSMVPASTAAGLLAGSLMSAGLFYILSPEQMQSYGWRLPFLLAAPLGVVGLYIRLKLEDTPKFRELEKSHHVEATPVRELFTTYRRQIAIAFGATCLNAVGFYLILSYMPTYLITEMGMGQTESFIAVSISLVAYIFFIFLMGSLSDRFGRKTALIAASVLFMALTVPLFSMLDGATFWTIVAIQVAFGALLTINDGTLPCFLSEIFPTKVRYSGFAFSFNAANALFGGTAPFVATWLISATGSKLAPAWYLVAAALVALIAMLAAKETAGKPLAD, encoded by the coding sequence ATGTCGATATCAGCCCATAATTTCCATGTGACAAGCATACGACAGGACGAGGAGGCCTCGCCCGAGGTGCTTCGCAAGGTGCTGACCGCGAGCTTTATCGGCAACTTCGTCGAGTGGTTCGACTATGCATCCTACGGCTATTTCGCAACGGTGATTGCCATTGCGTTCTTCCCGGAAATCGCCCCGTCTGCCGCTTTGCTTGCGACATTCGCGGTCTTTGCGATTTCCTTCGTTGTTCGCCCCATCGGCGGCATCGTCTGGGGCGCGATCGGCGACAAGATCGGTCGGCGCACCGCACTGTCGTGGTCGATCCTGATCATGTCGGGCGCGACAACGCTGATCGCCGTCCTGCCGTCATACGCACAGGTCGGCATACTGGCTCCGGTGCTGCTGCTTGTGGTGCGCATGGTCCAGGGTTTTTCGGCTTCAGGCGAATATGCCGGGGCGACCTCCTTCATCGCCGAATATTCGCCTATATCGAAGCGTGGCTTCTACACCAGCATGGTGCCGGCGAGCACGGCTGCTGGGCTTCTCGCCGGATCCCTGATGTCGGCTGGTTTGTTTTACATTCTGAGCCCGGAACAAATGCAGTCATACGGTTGGCGGCTGCCATTCCTGCTCGCCGCACCACTGGGCGTGGTCGGCCTGTACATCCGCCTGAAACTCGAAGACACGCCCAAGTTCCGCGAGCTTGAAAAGTCGCACCACGTCGAGGCGACCCCGGTGCGTGAGCTGTTCACCACCTATCGGCGCCAGATCGCCATTGCCTTCGGCGCGACATGTCTCAACGCAGTCGGCTTCTACCTGATCCTCAGCTATATGCCGACTTACCTCATCACCGAGATGGGCATGGGCCAGACGGAGTCCTTCATCGCTGTCAGCATTTCGCTTGTGGCCTACATCTTCTTCATTTTTCTGATGGGGAGCCTGTCCGATCGCTTCGGCCGCAAGACCGCTCTGATCGCCGCCTCGGTGCTGTTCATGGCGCTGACGGTGCCGCTGTTTTCGATGCTCGATGGCGCTACTTTCTGGACGATTGTTGCGATCCAGGTCGCTTTCGGCGCGCTGCTGACGATCAATGACGGCACATTGCCGTGCTTCTTGTCGGAGATATTCCCGACCAAGGTACGCTACAGCGGCTTTGCCTTCTCCTTCAACGCGGCCAACGCCCTGTTCGGCGGCACCGCACCTTTTGTGGCGACCTGGCTGATTTCGGCGACCGGCAGCAAGCTTGCGCCGGCCTGGTATCTGGTCGCCGCCGCGCTTGTTGCCCTCATCGCAATGCTGGCAGCCAAAGAGACTGCCGGAAAGCCGCTGGCAGACTAA
- a CDS encoding GlxA family transcriptional regulator, whose protein sequence is MERNVRPSQPQRKNAAPRLSVGFILARRFTLCAFANFVDVLRLAADEGDRSRQILCEWTVLSDTMSPMASSCGVMVQPNERLGDPRKYDYIVVVGGLIDEIPNLSPDYTRYLQKAAASKVPLVGVCTGAFILHRAGLMDGYRCCVSWFHHTDFLEQFDGLKPVSDQIFIVDRDRLTCSGGASSAHLAAHLVEKHVGRAQARKSLHIMIIDDALRAEKPQPGIPLDLATDDGLVKKALLLMQQNIDAPLSAADVARRLGANRRQLERHFQRAVGMPPTLAYKIMRLEYAEFLLRHTENSVTEVATSTGFCDSSHFIRAFRERRGVTPAAFRGAA, encoded by the coding sequence ATGGAACGCAACGTCAGGCCCAGCCAGCCACAGAGGAAGAATGCGGCGCCTCGTCTTTCGGTGGGCTTCATCCTCGCTCGCCGCTTCACGCTCTGCGCGTTTGCCAATTTCGTCGACGTGCTGCGCCTCGCCGCCGACGAGGGCGACCGCAGCCGGCAGATTCTGTGCGAGTGGACCGTGCTTTCCGATACTATGAGCCCTATGGCCTCGAGCTGCGGCGTGATGGTGCAGCCCAACGAGCGCCTGGGCGATCCCAGGAAATACGACTACATCGTCGTGGTCGGCGGGCTGATCGACGAAATTCCCAATCTCAGCCCGGACTATACGCGCTATCTGCAGAAGGCCGCGGCATCGAAGGTGCCGCTTGTCGGCGTCTGCACCGGCGCGTTCATCCTGCACCGTGCCGGACTGATGGACGGCTACCGCTGCTGCGTCAGCTGGTTCCACCATACCGATTTCCTGGAGCAGTTCGATGGACTGAAACCGGTGTCCGACCAGATCTTCATCGTCGACCGCGACCGGCTGACCTGCTCGGGCGGGGCGAGTTCGGCGCATCTGGCGGCCCATCTGGTGGAAAAGCATGTCGGCCGCGCCCAGGCGCGCAAAAGCCTGCACATCATGATCATCGACGACGCGCTGCGCGCCGAAAAGCCCCAACCGGGCATTCCGCTGGATCTGGCGACCGACGACGGACTGGTGAAGAAGGCGCTGCTGTTGATGCAGCAAAACATCGACGCTCCGCTGTCGGCGGCAGACGTCGCGCGTCGGCTCGGCGCCAACCGGCGCCAGCTCGAACGCCACTTCCAGCGCGCGGTCGGCATGCCCCCGACGCTGGCCTACAAGATCATGCGGCTCGAATATGCGGAGTTCCTGCTTCGCCACACCGAAAACTCGGTGACCGAAGTCGCAACTTCGACCGGCTTTTGCGATTCATCGCATTTCATCCGTGCGTTCCGCGAGCGGCGGGGCGTAACGCCTGCGGCCTTTCGCGGGGCGGCATGA